From Cydia strobilella chromosome 7, ilCydStro3.1, whole genome shotgun sequence, one genomic window encodes:
- the LOC134742706 gene encoding uncharacterized protein LOC134742706: MKFKLFCSIITVATCSYGVFGLYNKDVVCVLDKGEEPVCKVLRRNNEVKAATDDFIPSYDPYIPRSNVKLYSCTETECNALKLESISQVTSPTMFMQSCYLKAPEKYECEKVRYNYLKNIDKLLFLKNTMPDKQFYMVDCLVYKKGERICHSKDSVDSHAKLVDAGKIAKPNESAILSQDEFVCQQSTEGEVLCDLNPYIPLATGLKFKESPKIAPEVLLKTKKMFVLLKLKCWNPWCGYTGRVLETRRSFSYKPPGGDIYRCFYAERQQICKKISNIYEERGSLVGE, translated from the exons ATGAAATTCAAATTGTTTTGTTCAATTATCACTGTTGCTACTTGTAGCTATGGAGTTTTTGgg CTCTATAATAAGGACGTAGTTTGCGTTTTGGACAAG GGTGAAGAACCTGTATGCAAAGTCCTTCGAAGAAATAATGAAGTAAAAGCCGCAACGGACGATTTTATTCCGTCATATGACCCCTACATCCCAAGATCAAACGTAAAGTTGTACTCTTGCACGGAAACAGAGTGCAATGCATTAAAACTAGAGTCCATATCTCAGGTCACATCCCCCACTATGTTCATGCAATCATGCTATTTAAAAGCACCAGAGAAGTACGAATGCGAGAAAGTGAGATacaactatttaaaaaatatcgataaattacttttcttgaaAAATACTATGCCTGACAAGCAGTTTTACATGGTTGATTGTTTAGTTTATAAGAAGGGTGAGCGCATTTGTCATAGCAAGGACAGTGTCGACTCTCATGCCAAATTAGTAGACGCTGGAAAAATAGCGAAACCCAACGAGTCAGCCATTCTGTCGCAGGACGAATTTGTATGTCAACAGAGCACTGAAGGAGAAGTCCTGTGTGATCTCAACCCTTATATACCGTTAGCCACAGGTCTTAAATTCAAGGAATCCCCAAAAATTGCACCAGAAGTTCTTCTAAAAACTAAGAAAATGTTCGTCCTGCTTAAACTAAAGTGCTGGAACCCGTGGTGTGGATACACAGGCCGAGTATTAGAAACAAGGAGATCTTTTTCTTACAAACCACCCGGTGGTGATATTTACCGTTGTTTTTATGCCGAAAGACAACAGATTTGCAagaaaatttcaaatatatatgaAGAGCGAGGATCACTAGTGGGCGAATAA